TAATTTGGGACATCTTTTGAAATTTTTTGAACAAAAATAGATTTTTTATTAATAAAGTATAAGCGAATTTTAAAAAAATTAAGCGCCTAAAAAGTTTTGATATAATTTGCCTAGTTTTAGATTGATTTTTAGGTTCTTAATTTTTATTTTCGCTTTTTTTGATTAAGCTAACTGATGTAATTTCATCGTCTTTTTTGAGTTTAATTAATTTTACACCCTTAGTTCTCCTGCTAATTATCGGTACCATATCAAGATCAATTCTAATCGCAAAGCCTTTTTTTGTAGTTATTATGGCTTCTTGATTATTTTTTATTGTTGAGACAAAAACCAGATTTCCAGCTTTTGTTGAGTCAATACTAATAAGGCCTTTTGTAAGTCTTCCTGTAACTCGGTATTCGCTTACAGCTGTTTTTTTTCCAAAACCATTTTTGCTAAGACTAAAGACAAAATCATCGCCGTAAGTAAAACAAGCCCCAATTATTTTGTGGCCTTTTTCAAGGCTAATTCCTTTAACGCCTATTGAAATACGGCCGGTTTTTCGCAGTAATTTTATTGGTCAACGATTGACAAGACCTTGAGATGATGCAATTAAAATGTTAATATTCGGATTATCAGGGATGATAAAAGCTGAAACTAAATAGTCATTTTCCACCATTTTTAGGGCAATTTTCCCTTTTTTTGGAATGTTGCAGAAAGCATTAAGTTCTGTTTTTTTGATATTTCCAAAAGCGGAAACTGTAATTAGTCAGTGATTTTCATAGTCTTGATTTCAAGGAATTAAACTAGAAATATTTTCATTTTTTTCTAACCTGATCAGATTTAAAAACGGGATTCCTTTGCCTTGCTTTGAACTATCAGGAATTTGGTGAGCGCGTAATTTAAAAATTTTTGCATTGGATGAAATTATTAAAAGATCACTGAGAGTATTTGTTATGTACAGAGATTTTAGTTCATCATCTTTGTAATGATTTGAAGCTAAAGTGCCAACGCCACCGCGATTTTGCAAGCGATATTCTTCTAAAGGAATCCTTTTTACGTAATTATTTTGCGTTAATGAAATAATTACTTGCTCATCAGTTATTAAATCTTCTTCATCTAAATAACTAATTTCTGCAATAATTTCCGATCTTCTTTGGTCGCCGAATTGTTCAGAAACATTTTTGTGTTGTTCAATAATTAGTTCAATTAATTTATTTGGTGATTCAATAATTGCTTTAATTTCATTAATCTCAATTTTTAAATCTTCAATTTCAGTAACTAATTTTTCAATTGCCAATGAAGTTAGCCTTCCAAGTCGCATTTCAATTATCGCTTTTGTTTGACCCGGATTTAAGGCAAAAATATTTGCTAATTTTTCTTGTGCGCTCTGATCGGATTTTGATGCTTTTATTATTTCGATTACCTTGTCAATGTTTTCAATTGCAATTTTAATACCAAGTAAGACATTTAATTTATCTGCTGCTTTTTCAAGATCAAAATTCAGTGAGCGAAGATTTATTTCCTTTTGGTGTTCAAGATAATACGAAAAAATTTGTGCTAAATTCATTAATTTTGGTACACCTTTGACAAGTGCTAGCATATTTATAGAATAACTAATTTGTAAATCCGTGCTATGATAGAGTTTATTAAGGATGATTTCAGGGTTAAAACCTTTTTTTATATCGAAGACAACACGAATTCCGTGTCGCGTACTTTCGTCACGAACATCTTTAATCCCTAAAATCTTTTTATTTTTAACTAAAAAAGCAACTTTTTCAATAATTGTTGGTTTTTTTACCTCATAAGGAATTTCGTAGAAAATAATTCGTGACTTGCCAGAATTAAGCTGTTCAATTTTTGCTTTTGCCCTTATTAAAAAAGAGCCTTTTCCAGTCAGATAAGCTTGATTTATGCCGTTTTTGCCATAAATTGTTGCACCCGTTGGAAAATCTGGTCCTGGAAGAGATGCAATTAAATTGTTAATATCAATTTCTGGATTTTTGGCAAAAATAATAAAAGAATTAATAATTTCTATTAAATTATGCGGCGGAATTTTTGTCATCATCCCAACCGCAATTCCAGAAACTCCTGATACTAATAAATTAGGAAATTTTGCAGGCAAAACTTCAGGCTCAACTTCACTAGAATCATAATTAGGCCTGAAATTAACGGTGTTTTTTTTAAGCCCTTCAATCATTTTATTAGAAATTTTCGCAAGGCGAGCTTCGGTATAACGCATTGCTGCTGCCTCATCGCCATCAATTGAGCCAAAATTTCCATGACCATCAATTAAAGGATAACGTAAAGAAAAAGGTTGCGCCATTCGCACCATTGATTCATAAACAGAAGCATCACCATGTGGGTGGTATTTTCCAAGAACATCACCAACAATTCTTGCAGATTTTTTATAGCTTGTTCCTGATGTAATTCCTAGTTCAGCCATTGTATATAAAATTCGACGGTGCACCGGTTTTAAACCATCGCGAACATCAGGGAGTGCGCGCGAAACAATGACAGACATTGAATAATCAAGAAATGATGATTTCATTTCATCTTCAATTTTAATTGGCAAAATATTGTCTGTTATTGTTTTTAAAACTGTTGGTTTAATTTCATAGACATAATTTTCTTCGTCGATTTCGATTTCCTCATTATTTTCTGCGTTTGTTTCAAAATCAACATTGTTTTCATCAAAATTTTGACTATCTTTTTCTTTTTCCCCGAGCATCGTGATTCCTTTTTATTAGAACGTCTAGTAATTTAAAAATTATACCATTTTTTAGTGCGGTTAATATAAAAATTTATATAGCTTTTATGAGATCAATTTCTGTTTTTAATCAAGTGTTTTTTCAATTTTAGCTATTCTAAAAAACCAAAACAAGATAATATGATCTTTTTTAAAAAATGAAAATTGTTTTTGAATCTGAATAATAATAAAATTTTTTACTATAAATTAAGTAATTTTAAACTGTAAAATTTTTTTAAAATTTAAAAAAATATGATAAAATTAGGACAACTTTTGCTAGTTTTTAAAATGAGTTAAAGGAAAAATCTATGAATTTTAACAGTATAATTGATCATACACTTTTAAAACCACAAGCGACTTCTAGCGATATAAAAACTTTAATTCAGGAGGCAAAAACTTATAATTTTGGCGCAATTTGTATCGCGCCAGTTTGGGTTAGGCTTGCAAAAAAAGAACTAG
The sequence above is a segment of the Mesomycoplasma flocculare ATCC 27399 genome. Coding sequences within it:
- the gyrA gene encoding DNA gyrase subunit A — protein: MLGEKEKDSQNFDENNVDFETNAENNEEIEIDEENYVYEIKPTVLKTITDNILPIKIEDEMKSSFLDYSMSVIVSRALPDVRDGLKPVHRRILYTMAELGITSGTSYKKSARIVGDVLGKYHPHGDASVYESMVRMAQPFSLRYPLIDGHGNFGSIDGDEAAAMRYTEARLAKISNKMIEGLKKNTVNFRPNYDSSEVEPEVLPAKFPNLLVSGVSGIAVGMMTKIPPHNLIEIINSFIIFAKNPEIDINNLIASLPGPDFPTGATIYGKNGINQAYLTGKGSFLIRAKAKIEQLNSGKSRIIFYEIPYEVKKPTIIEKVAFLVKNKKILGIKDVRDESTRHGIRVVFDIKKGFNPEIILNKLYHSTDLQISYSINMLALVKGVPKLMNLAQIFSYYLEHQKEINLRSLNFDLEKAADKLNVLLGIKIAIENIDKVIEIIKASKSDQSAQEKLANIFALNPGQTKAIIEMRLGRLTSLAIEKLVTEIEDLKIEINEIKAIIESPNKLIELIIEQHKNVSEQFGDQRRSEIIAEISYLDEEDLITDEQVIISLTQNNYVKRIPLEEYRLQNRGGVGTLASNHYKDDELKSLYITNTLSDLLIISSNAKIFKLRAHQIPDSSKQGKGIPFLNLIRLEKNENISSLIPWNQDYENHWLITVSAFGNIKKTELNAFCNIPKKGKIALKMVENDYLVSAFIIPDNPNINILIASSQGLVNRWPIKLLRKTGRISIGVKGISLEKGHKIIGACFTYGDDFVFSLSKNGFGKKTAVSEYRVTGRLTKGLISIDSTKAGNLVFVSTIKNNQEAIITTKKGFAIRIDLDMVPIISRRTKGVKLIKLKKDDEITSVSLIKKSENKN